The following proteins are encoded in a genomic region of Alnus glutinosa chromosome 8, dhAlnGlut1.1, whole genome shotgun sequence:
- the LOC133876257 gene encoding uncharacterized protein LOC133876257: MAKLFIWRACNELLPTRLNLTRRKVIEMKTCPCCDGEEEDALHALWLCPAAKDVWGSSLSCFQKFSFTGPNFRGLFSYCMERCTKEELELMAVTARRIWLRRNAWVFEQRFDHPNAVFIEATKSLREFKSCNVHGQEKMLPARRNEALNSKQPIWIPPPDGVIKVNWDASLNVAKNWVGLGIIARDRCMGARSITHQATMDPKMAKTMAALEALQFSKEAGFWDVVFEGDAAQVVKESVKSTLFF, encoded by the coding sequence ATGGCAAAGCTTTTTATTTGGAGGGCTTGTAACGAATTGTTACCCACCCGATTGAATCTAACTCGAAGGAAGGTCATTGAGATGAAGACGTGCCCTTGTTGTGATGGTGAAGAAGAGGATGCTCTTCATGCACTATGGTTGTGCCCAGCAGCAAAAGATGTTTGGGGGAGCTCATTATCTTGTTTTCAAAAGTTTAGCTTTACAGGTCCAAACTTTCGTGGCTTATTTTCCTATTGCATGGAGCGGTGTACAAAGGAGGAACTTGAGTTAATGGCTGTAACTGCAAGACGGATCTGGCTTCGTAGAAATGCTTGGGTGTTTGAGCAGCGTTTTGATCATCCCAATGCAGTTTTCATCGAAGCTACAAAGTCATTGAGGGAATTTAAAAGCTGTAACGTGCATGGTCAGGAAAAAATGTTACCAGCAAGAAGGAATGAGGCGCTTAACAGTAAACAACCAATTTGGATTCCTCCTCCGGATGGAGTGATCAAGGTGAATTGGGATGCCTCTTTGAATGTGGCCAAGAATTGGGTAGGTCTGGGAATTATAGCTCGAGACAGATGTATGGGAGCACGAAGTATAACGCATCAGGCAACGATGGACCCAAAAATGGCGAAGACAATGGCAGCACTGGAGGCTTTGCAATTTAGCAAAGAAGCAGGTTTTTGGGATGTTGTTTTTGAAGGAGACGCAGCTCAAGTGGTCAAAGAAAGTGTCAAATCCACCCTATTTTTCTAA
- the LOC133874607 gene encoding uncharacterized protein LOC133874607, with product MGTRGVIGDKWSMRVLWLCAIGSAVGLYMVAVERQTQNRNRMLAENLKAMEGEGEGSGEHEHA from the exons ATGGGAACTAGGGGAGTTATTGGGGATAAGTGGTCTATGAGGGTTCTGTGGCTCTGTGCAATTGGAAGTGCGGTCG GCCTGTATATGGTCGCCGTAGAAAGACAAACACAGAACAGGAATCGCATGCTGGCTGAGAATTTGAAGGCTATGGAAGGCGAAGGCGAAGGCAGTGGCGAGCATGAGCATGCTTAA